In Streptomyces sp. NBC_00433, a single genomic region encodes these proteins:
- a CDS encoding TOMM precursor leader peptide-binding protein, with protein MNDATDEAVPARKVLRFRPHLTVGVVPTEAAYLFAEGETYAVPGAVTQSLVPYLAGKHTQDEIVAALADTHPPEIVYHTLGKLRARGYVVEWDDRVDPVAAALWEGGGFVGDRALAAVTALTCEVVAVGDVDTEPVRHALTEAGITCLSAAPNAVSAGTAEDTGTAEAAEAARTGDEGSAGRPAAPSVPSPGTLRVVLADDYLHPALAEIDRTARATGRPWLLARPVGTSTWIGPLFEPGTTGCWHCLAFRLRRNRMVETYVEERTGQRLVPVPAAVPSTSRLAAQSITLRVQRWAAGVAGAGATGGSGEQLDPGHGHVEVLHPLAASTVKHPPVHRAQCPECGEADLQARLGRRPVTLAAELPVVFTEGGYRTKQPEALMAELEQLISPITGVIAGIETPRIADTRLPDGVVHTCIAGHNFALGAVGLDALREGLRSRASGKGSTALQARVGAVCEAVERYSGLFQGDEARITATYRELGEQAIHPNSLAQFSERQYRERDRWNAGDSSFAYVGVPFDENMPLEWSPIHSLTGGPTRYMPTMQHYYFYPKPHDKIYAWADSNGCAAGTTPDDALLQGMMELFERDAVAMWWYNRVPRPAVDLDTSDDPFVARCREAYCSVGRELWVLDVTNDLGVPVFVAASRRTDKPAEDILLAFGAHLDPRVALRRALSELNQFLPAVVDVATDGSGYRFPDPTQLRWWATARLADHPYLAPDAARSAVSLDSFGHQPSRDIARDLRHAIDVCTTAGLETYALDFTRPDIGLPVMKAVVPGLRHFWARFAPGRLYDVPVALGWLDAPTAEADLNPVAMFL; from the coding sequence ATGAATGACGCCACCGACGAGGCCGTACCCGCGCGCAAGGTCCTGCGGTTCCGGCCGCACCTGACCGTCGGGGTGGTGCCCACCGAGGCTGCCTACCTGTTCGCGGAGGGCGAGACCTACGCCGTACCGGGCGCCGTGACCCAGAGCCTGGTGCCGTACCTCGCCGGCAAGCACACCCAGGACGAGATCGTCGCCGCGCTCGCCGACACCCATCCGCCCGAGATCGTCTACCACACGCTCGGCAAGCTGCGGGCTCGCGGCTACGTCGTCGAGTGGGACGACCGTGTCGACCCCGTCGCCGCGGCGCTGTGGGAGGGCGGAGGTTTCGTCGGCGACCGGGCACTGGCCGCGGTCACCGCGCTGACCTGCGAGGTCGTGGCCGTGGGTGACGTGGACACCGAGCCGGTCCGGCACGCCCTCACCGAGGCCGGCATCACCTGCCTGTCCGCGGCGCCGAACGCGGTGAGCGCCGGGACGGCCGAGGACACCGGGACCGCCGAGGCCGCCGAGGCCGCCCGGACCGGTGACGAGGGGAGCGCGGGCCGCCCCGCCGCACCCTCGGTCCCGTCCCCCGGTACCCTCCGCGTGGTCCTCGCCGACGACTACCTGCACCCCGCCCTCGCCGAGATCGACCGCACGGCACGGGCCACCGGCCGGCCCTGGCTGCTCGCCCGCCCTGTGGGCACTTCCACCTGGATCGGCCCGCTCTTCGAGCCCGGTACCACCGGCTGCTGGCACTGCCTGGCCTTCCGCCTGCGCCGCAACCGCATGGTCGAGACCTACGTCGAGGAGCGCACCGGCCAGCGGCTGGTGCCGGTGCCCGCAGCTGTCCCGTCCACCAGCCGACTGGCCGCGCAGTCCATCACGCTGCGGGTCCAGCGCTGGGCGGCGGGCGTCGCGGGCGCGGGCGCCACTGGCGGCTCAGGAGAGCAACTCGACCCCGGACACGGCCACGTGGAGGTGCTGCATCCGCTGGCCGCCTCCACGGTGAAGCACCCGCCGGTCCACCGCGCCCAATGCCCCGAGTGCGGCGAGGCGGACCTGCAGGCACGCCTCGGCCGACGTCCGGTCACCCTCGCGGCCGAACTCCCGGTGGTCTTCACCGAAGGCGGCTACCGCACCAAGCAACCCGAAGCACTGATGGCCGAGTTGGAGCAGCTCATCAGCCCGATAACCGGGGTGATCGCGGGTATCGAGACACCGCGGATCGCCGACACCCGGCTGCCCGACGGCGTGGTGCACACCTGCATCGCCGGCCACAACTTCGCGCTCGGCGCCGTCGGACTCGACGCGCTCCGCGAGGGCCTGCGCAGCCGTGCGTCCGGCAAGGGCAGCACCGCGCTCCAGGCCCGGGTCGGCGCGGTCTGTGAGGCCGTGGAGCGCTACTCCGGCCTCTTCCAGGGCGACGAGGCCAGGATCACCGCCACCTACCGGGAGCTGGGGGAGCAGGCGATCCACCCCAACAGCCTCGCGCAGTTCAGCGAACGGCAGTACCGCGAACGCGACCGCTGGAACGCCGGGGACAGCAGCTTCGCGTACGTCGGCGTGCCGTTCGATGAGAACATGCCGCTGGAGTGGTCCCCGATCCACTCCCTCACCGGCGGCCCGACCCGCTACATGCCCACGATGCAGCACTATTACTTCTATCCGAAGCCGCACGACAAGATCTACGCCTGGGCCGACTCCAACGGCTGCGCGGCCGGTACGACCCCGGACGACGCCCTGCTCCAGGGCATGATGGAGCTGTTCGAACGCGACGCGGTCGCTATGTGGTGGTACAACCGGGTGCCGCGTCCCGCGGTCGACCTGGACACCTCCGACGACCCCTTCGTGGCGCGCTGCCGCGAGGCGTACTGCAGCGTCGGCCGCGAACTGTGGGTGCTCGACGTGACCAACGACCTCGGCGTCCCCGTCTTCGTCGCGGCCTCGCGCCGTACCGACAAGCCAGCCGAAGACATCCTGCTGGCGTTCGGCGCGCACCTCGACCCGCGCGTCGCGCTGCGCCGCGCGCTGTCGGAGCTCAACCAGTTCCTGCCCGCGGTGGTGGACGTGGCCACGGACGGCAGCGGCTACCGCTTCCCCGACCCCACCCAACTGCGCTGGTGGGCCACCGCTCGCCTCGCCGACCACCCCTACCTCGCACCGGACGCGGCGCGGTCCGCGGTGTCGCTCGACTCCTTCGGCCACCAGCCGAGCCGCGACATCGCCCGTGATCTGCGGCACGCGATCGACGTGTGCACGACGGCGGGCCTGGAGACGTACGCGTTGGACTTCACCCGGCCCGACATCGGGCTGCCCGTGATGAAGGCCGTCGTGCCGGGACTGCGGCACTTCTGGGCCCGGTTCGCGCCCGGCCGCCTCTACGACGTGCCGGTCGCCCTCGGCTGGCTCGACGCGCCCACGGCGGAGGCCGACCTCAACCCGGTGGCGATGTTCCTGTGA
- a CDS encoding SagB family peptide dehydrogenase — translation MTSAPPKPLAAESQAVHPAAATNLTLRHSLPDGVTLAAADGRLFLRTDTASAPLGSADPVLAEALTRFASGLDRTAAEESLLDDPDPVLCAHRLARFNRLAGALSGLLRRHLDLGGTELLQAAPMTGAAPAAPADLADSTLVRLSRGAFLHAVGGRTVVDSAFTTSAVVLTDPRATALLGALATAAPLARHAADQTLLPEPAARDLVRWLAAYGLVVAADEEEPGGGRFAEDTGVLGQWSPVDLLMHTRSRLGWQNTPYGATFRLLGEVEPQPAVRPPHTGRTVALYRPAELRLAPDEPRFSEILEARQSIRSYGPAGPTVRRLGEFLFRTARTRARFGPYPERQMPYEAADRPSPSGGGSQDLEVYVTAHRVEGLERAVYHYDAWRHVLVEVCAEAATVDAMLAAATRSKGGETPDAVVTVTSRFSRLAWKYERIAYATTLRNVGALYQTFYLVATAMGLAPCGLGGGDSALVARAIGVDPFEEGAVGDFALGSLPTGALLDAERDRAASGDPRWQGGQAPEWCQVRRTVIAAPDASGTA, via the coding sequence ATGACCAGCGCACCCCCGAAACCTCTGGCGGCCGAGTCCCAGGCCGTGCACCCTGCGGCTGCCACCAATCTCACGCTGCGCCACTCCCTCCCCGACGGCGTGACCCTCGCCGCCGCGGACGGCCGCCTCTTCCTGCGCACCGACACAGCCTCCGCCCCACTGGGCTCCGCCGACCCGGTGCTCGCCGAGGCACTGACCCGATTCGCGTCCGGCCTCGACCGCACGGCCGCCGAGGAGTCGCTGCTCGACGATCCCGACCCGGTGCTCTGTGCGCACCGGCTGGCCCGCTTCAACCGGCTCGCCGGCGCGCTGTCCGGCCTGCTGCGGCGCCACCTCGACCTCGGCGGCACCGAACTCCTCCAGGCCGCGCCCATGACCGGGGCCGCCCCCGCCGCCCCGGCCGATCTCGCCGACAGCACCCTCGTACGGCTTTCGCGCGGCGCCTTCCTGCACGCGGTCGGCGGGCGGACGGTCGTCGACTCGGCCTTCACCACCAGCGCGGTCGTCCTCACCGACCCCCGGGCTACCGCGCTGCTCGGCGCGCTGGCCACCGCCGCCCCACTCGCCCGGCACGCGGCGGACCAGACACTCCTGCCGGAGCCCGCCGCCCGCGACCTCGTCCGCTGGCTCGCCGCGTACGGCCTGGTCGTCGCCGCCGACGAGGAGGAGCCCGGCGGCGGGAGGTTCGCCGAGGACACCGGAGTGCTCGGCCAGTGGTCGCCGGTCGACCTGCTGATGCACACCCGCTCCCGCCTCGGCTGGCAGAACACCCCCTACGGCGCCACCTTCCGCCTGCTCGGCGAGGTCGAGCCGCAGCCCGCCGTCCGCCCGCCGCACACCGGCCGCACCGTCGCGCTGTACCGCCCCGCCGAGCTGCGCCTGGCCCCCGACGAGCCGCGCTTCAGCGAGATCCTCGAAGCGCGCCAGTCGATCCGCTCCTACGGCCCGGCGGGCCCCACCGTCCGCCGCCTCGGCGAGTTCCTCTTCCGCACCGCCAGGACCCGAGCCCGCTTCGGCCCCTATCCGGAGCGGCAGATGCCCTACGAGGCTGCGGACCGGCCGTCGCCCAGTGGTGGCGGCTCCCAAGACCTGGAGGTCTACGTCACCGCTCACCGCGTCGAGGGGCTGGAGCGCGCCGTCTACCACTACGACGCGTGGCGCCACGTCCTGGTGGAGGTCTGCGCCGAGGCGGCCACTGTGGACGCGATGCTCGCCGCCGCCACCCGCTCCAAGGGCGGCGAGACCCCCGACGCGGTCGTCACCGTCACCTCGCGCTTCTCCCGACTCGCCTGGAAGTACGAGCGGATCGCCTACGCCACTACGCTGCGGAACGTCGGCGCGCTTTACCAGACTTTCTACCTGGTGGCTACGGCGATGGGCCTGGCCCCGTGCGGGCTCGGCGGCGGCGACAGCGCCCTGGTGGCGCGGGCGATCGGGGTGGACCCGTTCGAGGAGGGCGCCGTCGGCGACTTCGCGCTCGGCAGCCTGCCCACCGGCGCGCTCTTGGACGCCGAGCGGGACCGCGCCGCCAGCGGCGACCCGCGCTGGCAGGGCGGGCAGGCGCCCGAGTGGTGCCAGGTGCGCCGTACGGTCATCGCCGCGCCGGACGCCTCCGGGACCGCCTGA
- a CDS encoding type 2 lanthipeptide synthetase LanM, translating into MTQVDRSACLAPPSDVADLLIRVTTAGATPHDRLRSPAATPGTAGTRRRAEQWALAAAGTRDLDAPQVRAALATGVLGSADPLAALADLDPGRIVEPPRWAVELGELLIALPEQSVGDQGLRAPQRTLHDALETLLRRDLDRIAAQGTALDVSDSAVTDLAAQGTDRVGAVAGPSLDFDLRFLSPVEIDGSRGDWCRRLESLPVLGYLMGTAVRQWRAATREMLLRLAGDLPRLRAKLLGGRAPGALAHVQGDAGDPHDDGRSVAVLRFASGARVVYKPRDLRCAAAYFTLLAQIEDAFPGRPPHRRGLVLGDGYAWEEYVPTAGCADPAEFPSYARHLGHLIRICTLLQGRDLWQDNIRPHGDVPVLVDLETLAHPRFAPSGDPVAEFLDGTVMPTGLVTAPVVLGPGEPAVDVGSCSPADRKRMPYRPGVPRLAAAGRDLGLSDGLLTWQPESMAWSGTRTLDPREHVDEVAEGYREAGAVLAARAERLLAEDGAAHAFAGTVVRVMWSGTWDAYTLMRAAGSPNVLTDAGRREAVLARLFRATAGGPEQSARRAMTAAEIHDLRRLDVPLYRHVVGEEDVLTSTGARVPGLLAPRGGWSFPGRLRRLAREPATAQGRTDGEADAPDGPGADLAVLYSCQHLVDVHSGNRRPVPPHPGRRPAAAPAALVARAGGLLDRVWRRALRDADGRPGWVALHRDPGLGIEVLGGAGPDLAEGLSGLLVAAADLAAAGDRDRWLPRTRELAAVIAFHLAGRSPAHPADGPSPSTAAPGIAHALRRAALLTGEAPGPRVFGDFRPCGADVGALAAWRGPNRPGEPALLPSAALADLDSTRLLAESEFAAVVAGSETARQADRRRARRQLSMVAAELCARGDSVGYLPDRRAAPEHQLSVFDGIPAVVLALLRGAGHAYASVSLLELPTQQRPLTGPPNDTRRGGPTLGPTR; encoded by the coding sequence ATGACCCAGGTGGACCGCTCGGCGTGCCTCGCGCCCCCGTCCGACGTGGCCGACCTGCTGATACGGGTCACCACCGCCGGCGCGACACCGCACGACCGGCTGCGCTCACCCGCCGCGACGCCCGGCACGGCCGGGACCAGGCGGCGCGCGGAGCAGTGGGCGCTCGCCGCGGCCGGCACCCGCGACCTGGACGCGCCACAGGTGCGCGCCGCGCTGGCCACCGGGGTGCTCGGCAGCGCCGACCCGCTCGCCGCGCTCGCCGACCTCGACCCGGGGCGCATCGTCGAACCGCCCCGATGGGCCGTCGAGCTGGGCGAGCTGCTGATCGCCCTGCCCGAGCAGTCGGTGGGAGACCAGGGGCTGCGCGCGCCGCAACGGACCCTGCACGACGCGCTGGAGACCCTGCTTCGGCGCGACCTGGACCGTATCGCCGCGCAGGGCACGGCACTCGACGTGTCCGACAGCGCCGTGACGGACCTCGCGGCCCAGGGAACCGACCGGGTGGGCGCGGTGGCCGGGCCCAGCCTCGACTTCGACCTGCGGTTCCTGAGCCCGGTCGAGATCGACGGTTCGCGCGGAGACTGGTGCCGTCGGCTGGAGTCGCTGCCGGTTCTCGGCTACCTGATGGGCACCGCCGTGCGCCAATGGCGTGCCGCCACCCGGGAGATGCTGCTGCGGCTCGCCGGCGACCTGCCCCGACTGCGCGCGAAGCTCCTCGGCGGCCGGGCACCCGGCGCGCTCGCGCACGTCCAGGGCGATGCCGGAGACCCGCACGACGACGGCCGCAGCGTGGCCGTCCTGCGCTTTGCCTCCGGCGCCCGCGTTGTCTACAAGCCGCGCGATCTGCGGTGCGCCGCGGCGTACTTCACGCTGCTCGCGCAGATCGAGGACGCCTTCCCCGGCCGTCCCCCGCACCGCAGGGGCCTGGTGCTCGGTGACGGCTACGCGTGGGAGGAGTACGTCCCCACCGCCGGGTGCGCTGATCCCGCCGAATTCCCCTCCTACGCACGCCACTTGGGTCATCTCATCCGGATCTGCACCCTCTTGCAGGGCCGCGACCTGTGGCAGGACAACATCCGGCCGCACGGCGACGTGCCGGTGCTCGTGGACCTGGAGACGCTGGCGCATCCGAGGTTCGCGCCGTCCGGCGACCCGGTCGCCGAGTTCCTCGACGGCACTGTGATGCCCACCGGACTGGTCACCGCCCCGGTGGTCCTCGGCCCCGGCGAGCCGGCCGTCGACGTCGGCTCGTGCAGTCCCGCCGACCGCAAGCGGATGCCCTACCGTCCCGGCGTGCCCCGGCTCGCCGCCGCCGGGCGCGATCTCGGCCTCAGCGACGGGCTGTTGACCTGGCAACCGGAGAGCATGGCGTGGTCCGGCACACGGACCCTCGATCCTCGGGAACACGTCGACGAGGTCGCCGAGGGCTACCGCGAGGCCGGGGCAGTGCTCGCCGCGCGGGCCGAACGGCTGCTCGCCGAGGACGGGGCCGCGCACGCCTTCGCCGGGACCGTGGTGCGCGTGATGTGGTCCGGGACCTGGGACGCGTACACGCTGATGCGCGCCGCCGGCTCGCCGAACGTACTGACCGACGCCGGGCGGCGCGAGGCGGTCCTCGCGCGCCTCTTCCGGGCCACGGCCGGCGGGCCCGAGCAGAGCGCCAGACGGGCGATGACCGCAGCGGAGATCCACGACCTGCGGCGCCTCGACGTGCCGCTGTACAGGCACGTGGTCGGCGAGGAGGACGTCCTCACATCGACGGGAGCCCGCGTCCCCGGGCTGCTTGCGCCGCGGGGCGGCTGGTCGTTCCCCGGCCGCCTGCGCCGCCTCGCGCGGGAGCCGGCGACCGCGCAGGGCCGTACGGACGGGGAAGCCGACGCGCCGGACGGGCCCGGCGCCGACCTCGCCGTGCTCTACTCCTGCCAGCACCTGGTGGACGTGCACAGCGGCAACCGGCGCCCGGTGCCGCCCCACCCCGGCCGCCGCCCGGCCGCCGCGCCCGCCGCGCTCGTGGCACGCGCCGGCGGTCTGCTCGACCGGGTGTGGCGGCGGGCGCTGCGGGACGCGGACGGCCGACCCGGGTGGGTGGCCCTGCACCGCGACCCGGGCCTGGGCATCGAGGTGCTGGGTGGGGCCGGACCCGACCTGGCCGAGGGCCTGTCCGGCCTCCTCGTCGCCGCCGCCGACCTCGCCGCCGCCGGCGACCGCGACCGCTGGCTCCCGCGCACCCGCGAACTCGCCGCCGTGATCGCCTTCCACCTGGCCGGCCGGTCCCCGGCGCACCCGGCCGACGGGCCGTCCCCGTCGACGGCCGCCCCCGGCATCGCCCACGCCCTCCGGCGAGCCGCCCTGCTCACGGGCGAAGCGCCCGGCCCACGGGTGTTCGGGGACTTCCGCCCGTGCGGCGCCGACGTGGGCGCCCTCGCCGCCTGGCGCGGCCCCAACCGCCCGGGCGAACCGGCGCTGCTGCCCTCCGCCGCGCTCGCGGATCTGGACAGCACGCGGCTCCTCGCCGAGAGCGAGTTCGCCGCCGTCGTGGCTGGCTCCGAGACCGCGAGACAAGCCGACCGGCGGCGGGCCCGGCGGCAGCTCTCCATGGTGGCGGCGGAGTTGTGCGCGCGGGGCGACTCCGTCGGCTACCTGCCCGACCGGCGCGCGGCGCCCGAGCACCAACTGTCGGTGTTCGACGGCATCCCCGCTGTCGTGCTGGCCCTGCTGCGTGGCGCGGGCCACGCCTACGCGTCCGTGAGCCTGCTCGAACTGCCCACCCAGCAACGCCCGTTGACGGGACCGCCGAATGACACGCGCCGGGGCGGACCCACGCTCGGCCCGACCCGATGA